Proteins encoded in a region of the Roseateles sp. SL47 genome:
- a CDS encoding trifunctional serine/threonine-protein kinase/ATP-binding protein/sensor histidine kinase gives MRFQTFAPRPLSAPPDPQRLTDGQVLVNDLLPPAAGLRTRLVQEADGGATWLVREAAFSNESACHRLQREAQQAAACPVATGVLPQSPLWSADRMLLVHRASPGLTTFKRLGHSGVSVPTFVALCLGAVEAVQSLHAAGQLHGDLRTEYFVVDDQQQVSLVAAIGGSGDRQALTDKGALPFQAPELDGGSAGRPTVATELYALGVCLFELLTGRMPLSAQTPAEWAHAHAAAAPVQASRLRQDVPQAVSAVLEMLLRKDPAARYRDAGALRDDLQDLSEALRASDRLEGFDARRSRQRLARRASTLFGRQQQQDALAAALHRVASTSDSEIVLIEGGAGGGKSAIAHWLLQGAKAAGAMIAVGKCDQQQLEIPFSPVSQILESLTSQLLGAEQQQLEAVRARWLSFLHGQGQAVVELVPTIAHVLGPSPGLANVAAAQARARMEHALLQSLRAFASPDQPLVLLMDDLQWADEATAGLLEAFVQQPPPGVLLLCAYRDGGAEGARARALIGRIVRARHASRAKAVAVTELSVPPLDEGEMAQMLQEVLGPGGTADLEGLARAVQARTGGNPYFALQWVKSLMDDEVLVFDRHSATWRCDLAALHRADYSDTVLDLMVSRLARLPAQTMEVAQHLASVGIACEAGLLARLAGLTPQALEAVLQPAVDAGLIMQRGRSIAFEHDRVLESAYSFIDPRQAPQRHARVADAMLAHWQADRGHHAFEICNQIERSTGHEPSPAQRDAFVSILLQAGLRAKQASAWTQASNFIDRALGLVEERLWTEQPEVAFGVHALHCDILLAAAQLEQAELQIRHLLSRDLEALQKANVHRLQAVLFTIHSDYESAIDAALRGLHLLDVPLYRHPSDEDMRATYLATLALIGGSDGIAALGTLPTTDDPRMRAVMSLLATLLASAFISDGISFQHLAKMVELTALHGATPESPHGFAWFGVFCSIHYEAYEDALAFGQAALALIERHGYEAERISTLVALDQSSAWTRPMDVALSHVQQAVRLGLASGDAAMACYAYNHIVSDLLIMGWPLSLVQEELHKGIALTRTMKYRDIELLLLSQQQYVDTVTAVQPDIQTLRDGTRLRIEEARSLPTQFWTWLYGGMGLFQLGSYDEAVAHLREAERLAWSARGHVNIMDAHLYLCLSLARGSEVAQNPAAIIRTLQDRLTLWTRLAQTNPHSFQNKRQLLGAELLRLQGRPLEAIAGFEQSARTAMASGFLHEQALALQYAGELCLAHGLRQPGLTYVRAARERYREWGASGCEQRTTVALAAADGSDAADDSRELDARRDPGQAAWELGVSAGHALSGEAVIGPLLQTLMTHLMVHAGATYGALLLLEGEQFEVVASARVVDGQVQVLQCQAMPDEQAIPPSMLNSVARTRQPLVLNDGVTMPFSITAEPPSGRLRSALCMPLLRGDVLDGVIYFENGLAAGVFHEQRTARVALMLPQVAIALKSARLYEQLIRESDRRLQAELGLRSAQTELVKASHMTVLANLAASIAHEVNQPLASIVTHADASLRWLNRPVPNIQEVTAGLAGIRNDGLRAAEVIRAVKALARQAPSRYEPLVVDEVLRDVVGLLSADLADRQIRVVMKVGAAQPVAADRAQLQQVALNLVTNAMDAMAEVPVPQRELRISSGANDQQVTVLVEDGGSGIDAALMEKIFDPFFTTKAEGMGMGLAICRSIVQAHGGQLFAAPGASGGTVMTWQMPVDGSSLKGPYPREEK, from the coding sequence ATGCGCTTTCAAACTTTCGCACCGCGACCGCTGTCGGCGCCGCCGGACCCGCAGCGCCTCACCGACGGGCAGGTGCTGGTCAACGATCTGCTGCCCCCTGCTGCGGGACTCCGGACGCGCCTGGTGCAGGAGGCCGATGGAGGGGCGACCTGGCTGGTGCGTGAAGCCGCGTTTTCCAACGAAAGTGCGTGCCACCGGCTTCAGCGGGAAGCCCAACAGGCGGCAGCCTGCCCTGTTGCGACAGGCGTGCTGCCACAGTCGCCGCTCTGGTCCGCCGATCGCATGCTCCTGGTCCATCGCGCCAGCCCCGGACTCACCACCTTCAAGCGCCTGGGGCACAGCGGCGTGAGCGTGCCGACCTTTGTGGCGCTGTGCCTGGGGGCCGTGGAAGCTGTCCAATCCCTGCACGCTGCCGGACAACTCCACGGCGATCTGCGGACCGAGTACTTTGTTGTGGACGATCAGCAGCAAGTCTCGCTGGTGGCCGCCATCGGGGGCAGTGGTGACCGGCAGGCATTGACCGACAAGGGCGCGCTGCCCTTCCAGGCGCCTGAACTTGATGGGGGCTCGGCAGGCCGACCCACGGTGGCGACTGAACTGTATGCGCTGGGGGTGTGCCTGTTCGAGCTGCTCACCGGCCGCATGCCACTTTCCGCGCAAACGCCCGCGGAATGGGCCCATGCGCATGCGGCGGCCGCTCCGGTCCAGGCGAGCCGACTGCGCCAGGACGTGCCGCAGGCCGTGAGTGCCGTGCTGGAGATGCTGCTGCGCAAGGACCCGGCCGCCCGGTATCGCGATGCCGGGGCGCTGCGGGATGATTTGCAGGACCTGAGTGAAGCGCTCCGTGCTTCCGACCGTCTGGAGGGCTTTGATGCCCGCCGCTCCCGGCAACGGCTGGCAAGGCGTGCCTCCACGCTGTTTGGCCGGCAGCAGCAGCAGGATGCGCTGGCGGCGGCATTGCATCGTGTGGCCTCCACCTCAGACAGTGAAATCGTGCTGATTGAAGGCGGCGCAGGGGGCGGCAAATCGGCCATCGCGCATTGGCTGTTGCAAGGTGCCAAGGCGGCAGGCGCGATGATCGCCGTGGGCAAATGTGATCAGCAGCAACTGGAGATTCCGTTTTCTCCCGTGAGCCAGATCCTCGAAAGCCTGACCTCGCAGTTGCTCGGCGCCGAGCAGCAGCAACTGGAGGCCGTGCGCGCGCGCTGGTTGTCGTTTTTGCATGGACAAGGCCAGGCGGTGGTGGAGCTGGTGCCGACCATTGCGCATGTGCTGGGCCCGAGCCCGGGACTGGCCAATGTCGCCGCCGCGCAAGCCCGGGCGCGCATGGAGCATGCGCTGCTGCAGTCGCTGCGGGCCTTCGCCAGTCCCGATCAGCCCCTGGTGTTGCTGATGGACGACCTTCAATGGGCGGACGAAGCCACTGCCGGTCTGCTGGAAGCCTTTGTCCAGCAGCCTCCACCGGGTGTGCTTTTGCTGTGTGCGTACCGGGACGGTGGGGCCGAAGGCGCCCGTGCCAGGGCGCTGATTGGAAGGATCGTCCGCGCACGTCATGCCAGCCGGGCCAAGGCCGTCGCGGTCACCGAACTGTCGGTGCCTCCGTTGGACGAGGGCGAGATGGCCCAGATGCTGCAGGAGGTCCTGGGGCCGGGCGGCACCGCCGACCTGGAGGGGCTGGCCCGTGCCGTGCAGGCGCGAACGGGGGGCAATCCCTACTTCGCCCTGCAATGGGTCAAGAGCCTGATGGATGACGAGGTACTGGTCTTTGACCGCCACAGCGCCACCTGGCGCTGCGATCTGGCTGCGCTGCACAGGGCCGATTACAGCGACACCGTGCTGGACCTGATGGTGAGCCGTCTGGCCCGCCTGCCCGCGCAGACGATGGAGGTGGCGCAGCATCTCGCCAGTGTCGGCATCGCCTGCGAAGCGGGCCTCCTTGCGAGACTGGCGGGGCTGACCCCACAGGCTTTGGAGGCCGTGCTGCAGCCCGCCGTCGATGCGGGCTTGATCATGCAGAGGGGACGCAGCATCGCCTTCGAGCATGACCGGGTTCTCGAGTCCGCCTATTCGTTCATCGATCCGCGCCAGGCGCCGCAACGCCATGCGCGTGTTGCGGACGCGATGCTGGCACATTGGCAGGCCGATCGGGGCCATCATGCCTTTGAGATCTGCAATCAGATCGAGCGTTCCACCGGCCATGAACCCTCGCCGGCACAGCGCGATGCCTTTGTGTCCATCCTCCTGCAGGCGGGGCTGCGTGCCAAGCAGGCCTCCGCCTGGACCCAGGCGTCCAACTTCATTGACCGGGCCCTTGGCTTGGTGGAAGAGCGCCTGTGGACCGAGCAGCCCGAGGTGGCGTTTGGTGTGCATGCGCTGCACTGCGACATCCTGCTGGCGGCGGCGCAGCTGGAGCAGGCGGAGCTGCAGATTCGTCATCTGCTGAGCCGGGACCTGGAGGCGCTTCAGAAGGCCAATGTCCATCGTCTGCAGGCGGTGCTCTTCACCATCCATTCGGACTATGAGTCGGCCATTGATGCCGCTCTTCGCGGTCTGCATCTGCTGGATGTTCCGCTGTACCGGCATCCCAGCGACGAGGACATGCGAGCCACCTATCTCGCCACGCTCGCCTTGATTGGCGGCAGCGATGGCATCGCCGCGCTGGGCACGCTTCCCACCACCGATGATCCACGCATGCGGGCCGTGATGAGCCTGCTGGCCACCCTGCTGGCCTCGGCCTTCATCTCGGACGGGATCAGCTTCCAGCATCTGGCCAAGATGGTCGAGCTGACCGCACTCCACGGCGCCACGCCGGAGTCGCCGCATGGCTTTGCATGGTTTGGTGTCTTCTGCTCCATCCACTATGAGGCCTATGAGGACGCGCTGGCATTTGGACAGGCCGCGCTGGCGCTGATCGAACGCCACGGCTACGAAGCGGAACGAATTTCGACCCTGGTGGCCCTGGATCAGTCCTCCGCCTGGACACGACCCATGGATGTGGCGCTGTCGCATGTGCAGCAGGCGGTCCGGCTGGGGCTGGCCTCTGGCGATGCGGCGATGGCCTGCTACGCCTACAACCATATCGTTTCGGACCTGCTGATCATGGGGTGGCCGCTCTCGCTGGTGCAGGAGGAATTGCATAAAGGCATCGCGCTCACCCGCACAATGAAGTACCGCGACATTGAGCTGCTGCTGCTGTCTCAGCAGCAGTATGTGGACACGGTCACTGCGGTTCAGCCCGACATTCAAACCTTGCGTGACGGCACCCGGCTGCGTATTGAAGAGGCACGATCCCTGCCAACGCAGTTCTGGACCTGGCTGTATGGCGGCATGGGCCTGTTCCAGCTGGGGTCGTATGACGAGGCCGTGGCGCATCTGCGGGAAGCCGAGCGCCTGGCGTGGTCCGCCCGCGGCCACGTGAACATCATGGACGCGCATCTCTACCTGTGTCTGTCGCTGGCACGGGGCAGCGAAGTGGCGCAGAACCCGGCCGCCATCATCCGCACATTGCAGGACCGCCTGACCTTATGGACAAGACTGGCGCAGACCAATCCTCACAGCTTCCAGAACAAGCGGCAGTTGCTCGGGGCGGAACTGTTGCGACTGCAAGGCCGCCCGCTGGAGGCCATCGCCGGGTTCGAACAGTCCGCAAGAACGGCCATGGCGTCTGGATTCCTTCACGAGCAGGCCCTGGCGCTTCAGTATGCCGGGGAGCTCTGCCTGGCGCATGGGCTGAGGCAACCGGGCCTGACCTACGTCCGCGCGGCGCGTGAGCGGTATCGGGAGTGGGGCGCCTCTGGTTGTGAGCAGCGCACGACGGTGGCGCTGGCGGCAGCAGATGGGAGCGACGCTGCTGATGACAGTCGGGAGCTTGATGCTCGAAGAGATCCGGGCCAGGCGGCCTGGGAACTGGGCGTCAGCGCGGGCCATGCGCTGTCCGGCGAAGCCGTCATCGGGCCCTTGCTCCAGACGCTCATGACCCATTTGATGGTGCATGCTGGTGCCACCTATGGCGCGCTGTTGCTGCTGGAAGGCGAGCAGTTCGAGGTGGTCGCATCGGCCCGCGTGGTGGACGGGCAGGTGCAGGTGCTGCAGTGCCAGGCGATGCCGGATGAGCAGGCGATTCCTCCCAGCATGCTCAACAGCGTTGCTCGCACCCGTCAGCCCCTGGTGCTGAATGATGGGGTGACGATGCCTTTCTCCATCACTGCAGAACCGCCGAGTGGGCGCCTGCGCTCGGCGCTGTGCATGCCGCTGCTGCGCGGGGACGTGCTGGATGGGGTCATCTATTTCGAGAACGGTCTGGCTGCGGGTGTCTTTCATGAACAGCGGACCGCGCGGGTGGCCTTGATGCTGCCGCAGGTGGCCATTGCGCTGAAGTCGGCGCGCCTCTACGAGCAACTCATTCGGGAAAGTGATCGCCGGCTGCAGGCGGAACTGGGGCTTCGCAGTGCCCAGACGGAGCTGGTGAAGGCTTCTCACATGACCGTGCTGGCCAATCTCGCGGCTTCCATCGCCCACGAAGTCAATCAGCCCCTGGCGTCCATCGTGACCCACGCCGATGCCAGCCTTCGTTGGCTGAATCGGCCAGTCCCCAATATCCAAGAGGTCACGGCCGGTCTGGCGGGCATCCGCAACGACGGATTGCGGGCGGCGGAGGTCATCCGGGCGGTCAAGGCCTTGGCCCGGCAGGCGCCTTCAAGGTATGAGCCGTTGGTGGTGGACGAGGTGCTGCGGGATGTCGTGGGGCTGCTGTCCGCCGACCTGGCCGACCGGCAGATCCGGGTCGTGATGAAGGTCGGAGCCGCACAGCCCGTGGCGGCCGACCGGGCGCAATTGCAGCAGGTGGCCCTGAACCTGGTGACCAACGCCATGGACGCCATGGCCGAGGTGCCGGTCCCGCAACGCGAACTTCGCATCTCCAGTGGGGCCAATGACCAGCAGGTGACGGTGCTGGTTGAAGATGGCGGTTCGGGGATTGATGCCGCGCTGATGGAAAAAATCTTCGATCCGTTCTTCACCACCAAGGCCGAGGGCATGGGCATGGGGCTGGCCATCTGCCGAAGCATCGTGCAAGCCCACGGCGGGCAGCTCTTTGCCGCGCCCGGGGCCTCCGGGGGAACGGTCATGACGTGGCAGATGCCGGTGGACGGGAGTTCCCTCAAGGGCCCGTACCCCCGGGAGGAGAAATAG
- a CDS encoding response regulator transcription factor, protein MVVTVTSFEDSTVVVVDDDEQVRLALSSLFRSLGAEVMALASASELQQYRFPDRPCCVILDVRLRGASGLDAQALLVERGNPVPVIFITGHGDIPMTVTAMKAGAEHFLAKPFREQELLDAVNAALNKDASRRARERQAAAVRTRYDSLTPREREVMALVSAGCLNKQIADQLDISEITVKIHRAQVMRKMEADSLAMLVVQAQQLGICPIQL, encoded by the coding sequence ATGGTGGTGACGGTGACCTCCTTTGAGGACAGCACCGTGGTGGTGGTGGATGATGACGAACAGGTCCGTCTGGCGCTGAGCAGTCTGTTCCGGTCGCTGGGGGCTGAGGTGATGGCCTTGGCGTCGGCGTCCGAGTTGCAGCAATACCGCTTCCCTGACCGTCCCTGCTGCGTCATTCTGGACGTCCGGCTTCGTGGTGCCAGCGGCTTGGACGCTCAGGCCCTGCTGGTGGAGCGCGGCAATCCGGTGCCGGTCATCTTCATCACCGGCCACGGGGACATTCCCATGACGGTCACCGCCATGAAGGCGGGTGCCGAGCACTTCCTGGCCAAACCATTCCGGGAGCAGGAACTGCTGGACGCGGTGAACGCCGCGCTGAACAAGGACGCATCACGTCGGGCGCGGGAGCGCCAGGCCGCCGCAGTGCGGACCCGTTATGACAGCCTCACGCCTCGGGAGCGCGAGGTCATGGCCCTGGTGTCGGCGGGCTGCCTGAACAAGCAGATTGCCGATCAGCTCGACATCAGCGAGATCACCGTCAAGATTCACCGGGCGCAGGTCATGCGCAAGATGGAGGCGGATTCGCTGGCGATGCTGGTGGTGCAGGCGCAGCAGTTGGGGATCTGCCCAATTCAGCTCTGA
- a CDS encoding response regulator transcription factor, which yields MKRERVVAVVDDDDSIRASLSSLLKSYDMDVELFSSGEALLNHATLEDVGCLLADVVMPGLDGFQLCRELRARGYTFPVIFMTAHKREGYAEMAAALGALRLLNKPFSTTDMMRCIAEALGHSPRP from the coding sequence TTGAAACGCGAACGGGTCGTTGCCGTTGTGGATGACGATGACTCCATCCGGGCCTCCCTGAGCAGCCTGCTGAAGTCGTACGACATGGATGTTGAACTGTTCTCCAGTGGCGAAGCGCTGTTGAACCATGCGACGCTCGAAGACGTTGGCTGCCTGTTGGCGGATGTGGTGATGCCGGGCCTGGACGGGTTCCAGCTGTGCCGGGAATTGCGGGCACGGGGCTATACCTTCCCGGTCATCTTCATGACGGCCCACAAGCGTGAAGGTTATGCCGAGATGGCGGCGGCCTTGGGCGCCTTGCGCCTGCTCAACAAGCCCTTCAGCACCACCGACATGATGCGCTGCATTGCTGAAGCGCTGGGCCACTCACCCCGTCCCTGA
- a CDS encoding LuxR C-terminal-related transcriptional regulator, translating to MLNWSSQRIQVRVSYVDPLVAAGLTTVLSQQVDMEVVQEPAEEKAAPSSPQVVVADYAQALTLAARREAQRRHQPQQASARPAVKVLVVTPNDREHDVRSALEAGVDGYLELGCDVGELLSGVRQLARGSRYLSQMAAAHIASSMGRSTLTCRELDVLCLVARGHSNKGVANKLDISEGTVKAHMKAILGKLNANTRTEAANIAQQRGLIADRATAS from the coding sequence ATGCTGAACTGGTCATCCCAGCGCATCCAGGTGCGCGTGAGCTATGTGGACCCGTTGGTCGCCGCCGGGCTGACGACGGTGCTGTCGCAGCAGGTGGACATGGAGGTGGTGCAGGAACCTGCAGAGGAGAAGGCCGCCCCCAGCAGCCCACAGGTGGTGGTGGCGGACTATGCCCAGGCCCTGACGCTGGCCGCCCGACGTGAAGCGCAGCGGCGCCATCAACCCCAGCAGGCATCAGCCCGCCCGGCGGTGAAGGTGCTGGTGGTCACCCCCAATGACCGGGAGCATGACGTCCGCTCCGCGCTGGAAGCCGGTGTGGATGGTTATCTGGAGCTGGGATGTGATGTCGGTGAGTTGCTGTCCGGCGTTCGCCAACTGGCGCGGGGATCCCGTTATTTGAGCCAGATGGCGGCGGCACACATCGCGTCGAGCATGGGGCGGTCCACCCTGACCTGCCGCGAACTCGACGTGTTGTGTCTGGTGGCACGGGGCCACAGCAACAAGGGGGTCGCCAACAAGCTCGATATTTCCGAGGGCACGGTCAAGGCCCATATGAAAGCCATTCTCGGCAAGCTGAATGCGAACACTCGCACGGAAGCGGCCAATATCGCGCAGCAGCGCGGGCTGATCGCCGATCGCGCCACCGCCTCCTGA
- a CDS encoding LysR substrate-binding domain-containing protein, which translates to MVTIACIPSLANHLLPQVLATFSARHPHTRIRLLDQSAPLVLQAVSDGSADFGINFLGAQDPTNDFSAVVNERYVLAVPAHHRLARQRAVGWEELVEERFVSLASGSGNRMLLDNAMALVKAGLGVSAIPRLALAGSSPQNIVGIPLVRPSVSRTLGLISRKGHQQAPQPAELARCVVLSLRSPTGASARHG; encoded by the coding sequence GTGGTGACGATTGCCTGCATCCCGTCCCTGGCCAACCATCTGCTGCCTCAGGTGCTGGCCACTTTCTCGGCGCGGCATCCGCACACCCGCATCCGGTTGCTGGACCAGAGTGCCCCGCTGGTGCTGCAGGCGGTATCCGACGGCAGCGCCGACTTCGGCATCAATTTCCTCGGCGCTCAAGATCCCACCAACGACTTCTCCGCCGTGGTGAATGAGCGTTATGTGCTGGCGGTTCCTGCCCATCACCGCCTGGCGCGGCAACGTGCAGTGGGATGGGAAGAGCTGGTGGAGGAGCGCTTTGTCTCGCTGGCGTCCGGCAGCGGCAACCGCATGCTGCTGGACAACGCCATGGCCCTGGTGAAAGCCGGGCTGGGCGTCAGCGCCATTCCCCGGCTGGCCTTGGCGGGTTCCTCGCCCCAGAACATCGTGGGCATCCCGCTGGTGCGCCCCTCCGTCAGCCGCACCCTGGGGCTGATCTCCCGCAAGGGGCATCAGCAGGCACCCCAGCCCGCTGAACTGGCCCGTTGCGTGGTGTTGAGCCTGAGAAGCCCAACGGGCGCATCCGCCAGGCACGGGTGA
- a CDS encoding MFS transporter — MPRRAALGAVVRVTSGNFLEMFDFFLYGFYALYISQAFFPTDSEYLSLMLTFVTFGAGFLMRPLGAIILGAYIDKIGRRKGLIVTLAIMACGTVLIAFTPSYASIGVLAPVLVLTGRLLQGFSAGVELGGVSVYLAEMATPGRKGFYVSWQSASQQAAIMVAAALGFGISQWLSTTQISEWGWRIPFLIGSLILPFVFHIRRSLVETEAFLARKHHPSLREIMASVMRNWALIGAGMMLVVMTTVSFYLITVYTPTFGKSVLHLSATSALIVTFCVGLSNFIWLPVMGAVSDRIGRWPLLLTFSLLTLLTAYPAMSWLVSGPTFERMLVVELWLSFLYASYNAATIVALTEVMPPEVRTTGFSLAYSLATAVFGGFTPLVSTWLIQATGDKGAPGMWMSGAGAIGLMATFLLYRGIVKAR, encoded by the coding sequence ATGCCCCGGCGTGCGGCTTTGGGCGCCGTCGTGCGGGTCACCAGCGGCAACTTCCTGGAGATGTTCGACTTCTTCCTGTACGGGTTTTACGCGCTCTACATCTCCCAGGCCTTCTTCCCGACGGACAGCGAATACCTGTCGCTGATGCTCACCTTTGTGACCTTTGGCGCCGGCTTCCTGATGCGGCCGCTGGGGGCCATCATCCTGGGCGCCTACATCGACAAGATCGGCCGGCGCAAAGGTCTGATCGTGACGCTGGCCATCATGGCCTGCGGCACGGTGCTGATTGCATTCACCCCGTCCTATGCGTCCATTGGTGTGCTGGCGCCGGTGCTGGTGCTCACGGGCCGTCTGCTGCAGGGCTTTTCGGCCGGTGTGGAGCTGGGTGGGGTGTCGGTGTACCTCGCTGAAATGGCCACGCCGGGGCGCAAGGGCTTCTATGTGAGCTGGCAGTCGGCCAGCCAGCAGGCTGCCATCATGGTGGCGGCGGCGCTGGGTTTTGGCATCAGCCAGTGGCTCTCCACCACGCAGATCAGCGAATGGGGATGGCGCATTCCGTTCTTGATCGGGTCGCTCATCCTGCCGTTTGTGTTCCACATCCGCCGCTCGCTGGTGGAGACGGAAGCCTTCCTGGCCCGCAAGCATCATCCGTCGCTGCGGGAGATCATGGCCTCGGTGATGCGCAACTGGGCGCTCATCGGTGCCGGCATGATGCTGGTGGTGATGACCACGGTGTCGTTCTATCTGATCACGGTCTATACGCCCACCTTTGGCAAATCGGTGCTGCACCTGTCGGCCACCAGTGCGTTGATCGTGACCTTCTGCGTGGGCCTGTCCAACTTCATCTGGCTGCCGGTGATGGGCGCGGTGTCGGACCGCATCGGCCGCTGGCCGCTGCTGCTGACCTTCAGTCTGCTGACGCTGCTGACCGCCTATCCGGCCATGTCGTGGCTGGTGAGCGGGCCGACGTTTGAGCGGATGCTGGTGGTGGAGCTGTGGCTGTCCTTCCTCTATGCCAGCTATAACGCGGCGACCATCGTCGCGCTGACCGAGGTGATGCCGCCGGAGGTGCGTACGACCGGGTTCAGTCTGGCCTACAGCCTGGCCACGGCGGTGTTTGGCGGGTTCACCCCGCTGGTGTCCACCTGGTTGATCCAGGCGACCGGTGACAAGGGGGCGCCGGGGATGTGGATGAGCGGCGCCGGCGCCATCGGGCTGATGGCGACCTTCCTGTTGTACCGAGGCATTGTGAAAGCGCGCTAA